A portion of the Pseudomonas sp. GR 6-02 genome contains these proteins:
- a CDS encoding DUF1810 domain-containing protein, protein MRSTDQLDSFNLPRFVQAQDPVFEWVQDELRAGQKRRHWMWFIFPQFAGLGDSEMSRYFAIRSSEEAAAYLEHPLLGPRLRTCTQLVLDAPQRSITKIFGHPDNLKFHSSMTLFAQVSPKGSLFHQALDQYFHGIPDDWTLSLLDSKQAQLPPNQR, encoded by the coding sequence ATGAGAAGTACCGATCAGCTCGACTCTTTCAATTTGCCACGCTTCGTCCAGGCGCAGGATCCTGTGTTCGAGTGGGTTCAGGATGAACTGCGCGCCGGCCAAAAGCGCCGACACTGGATGTGGTTCATCTTTCCGCAGTTTGCCGGATTGGGTGACAGCGAAATGTCCCGCTACTTTGCCATTCGCTCCAGTGAAGAGGCCGCGGCGTACCTCGAGCATCCGTTGCTGGGGCCGCGCTTGCGCACCTGCACGCAATTGGTGCTGGATGCTCCTCAACGTTCGATTACCAAGATTTTCGGGCACCCCGACAACCTCAAGTTTCATTCATCGATGACGCTGTTCGCCCAGGTTTCGCCAAAAGGCAGCCTGTTCCATCAGGCGCTGGATCAGTACTTTCACGGCATACCGGATGACTGGACGCTGTCGCTGCTGGACTCAAAACAGGCCCAGCTGCCCCCCAATCAGCGTTGA
- a CDS encoding DNA polymerase II: protein MDLQQGFVLTRHWRDTPAGTEVEFWLATDAGPRRIRLPHQPSVAFIPQAMREQAEAVLRGEKNVELRPLALLDFEHRPVLGLYCQQHGQLMRLETALRKSGVEVFEADIRPPERYMMERFITAPVLFGGTAGADGLLLDAQMKPAPGYRPNLRLVSLDIETTAQGELYSIALEGCGERQVYMLGSPNGDDSGVDFQLEYCDSRTLLLKKLNEWFARHDPDAIIGWNVVQFDLRVLHEHARRLAVPLKLGRGGEEMQWREHGSGNHFFASAAGRLIIDGIESLRSATWSFPSFSLENVAQTLLGEGKSIDNPYQRMDEINRMFTEDKPALAKYNLKDCELVTRIFAKTELLTFLLERASVTGLPADRSGGSVAAFTHLYMPLMHRQGFVAPNLGNKPPQASPGGFVMDSQPGLYESVLVLDYKSLYPSIIRTFLIDPVGLIEGLKHPDDSESVPGFRGARFSRTRHCLPAIVARVAEGRETAKREHNAPLSQALKIIMNAFYGVLGSSGCRFFDTRLASSITLRGHEIMLRTRQLIEAQGHAVIYGDTDSTFVWLRRPHGQAEAAQIGHALVDHVNQWWREHVKQEYGLESALELQFETHYKRFLMPTIRGAEEGSKKRYAGLVTRADGSDEMVYKGLETVRTDWSPLARQFQQELYLRIFNRKPYQDYVRDYVRKTLAGEFDERLIYRKRLRRPLDDYQRNVPPHVRAARIADDYNDQQGRPRQYHNGGWIRYVITVAGPEPLEVRSTPIDYDHYITRQLQPVADAILPFVDDDFSTLIGGQLGLF, encoded by the coding sequence GTGGATTTACAGCAGGGCTTCGTCCTGACCCGGCATTGGCGCGATACCCCGGCCGGCACCGAAGTCGAGTTCTGGCTGGCGACCGATGCCGGTCCCCGGCGCATCCGCCTGCCGCATCAACCGTCGGTCGCGTTCATTCCACAGGCCATGCGCGAGCAAGCCGAAGCGGTGTTGCGCGGCGAAAAGAACGTTGAACTGCGGCCGTTGGCGCTGCTGGACTTCGAGCACCGCCCGGTGCTGGGCCTGTATTGCCAGCAGCACGGCCAGCTGATGCGCCTGGAAACCGCACTGCGCAAATCAGGCGTCGAGGTGTTTGAAGCCGACATCCGCCCGCCGGAACGCTACATGATGGAGCGGTTCATCACCGCGCCGGTTTTGTTCGGTGGCACGGCTGGCGCCGACGGCCTGCTGCTCGACGCGCAAATGAAACCCGCCCCCGGCTATCGGCCGAACCTGCGGCTGGTCTCGCTGGACATCGAAACCACCGCCCAGGGCGAGTTGTACTCCATCGCCCTGGAAGGCTGCGGCGAGCGTCAGGTGTATATGCTCGGGTCGCCCAATGGTGATGACAGTGGGGTGGATTTCCAGCTCGAATACTGCGATTCGCGAACCCTGCTGCTGAAAAAACTCAATGAGTGGTTCGCCCGGCATGACCCCGACGCCATCATCGGCTGGAACGTCGTGCAGTTCGACCTGCGCGTCCTGCACGAACATGCCCGCCGCCTGGCGGTGCCGCTGAAGCTGGGGCGTGGCGGCGAAGAAATGCAGTGGCGCGAGCACGGCAGCGGCAATCATTTTTTCGCCTCGGCTGCCGGCCGGTTGATCATCGACGGAATCGAGTCGTTGCGCTCGGCCACCTGGAGCTTCCCCTCGTTCAGCCTTGAAAACGTCGCGCAAACCCTGTTGGGCGAGGGCAAGTCGATCGACAACCCGTACCAGCGCATGGATGAAATCAATCGCATGTTCACCGAGGACAAACCGGCCCTGGCCAAGTACAACCTCAAGGACTGCGAACTGGTGACGCGAATCTTCGCCAAGACCGAGTTGCTGACTTTCCTGCTGGAGCGCGCCAGCGTCACCGGATTGCCGGCGGACCGCAGCGGTGGCTCGGTAGCGGCGTTCACCCATTTGTACATGCCGTTGATGCACCGCCAGGGTTTCGTCGCACCGAACCTTGGCAATAAACCACCGCAGGCCAGCCCCGGCGGTTTTGTCATGGACTCGCAGCCGGGGTTATACGAGTCGGTGCTGGTGCTCGACTACAAAAGCCTCTATCCGTCGATCATCCGCACCTTCCTGATCGACCCGGTGGGCTTGATCGAGGGGCTCAAGCATCCTGACGACAGCGAGTCGGTGCCAGGCTTTCGCGGCGCACGTTTCTCACGGACCCGGCATTGCCTGCCGGCCATTGTCGCCCGAGTCGCCGAAGGCCGCGAAACCGCCAAGCGCGAACACAACGCGCCGCTGTCCCAGGCGCTGAAAATCATCATGAATGCGTTTTACGGTGTACTGGGTTCCAGCGGTTGTCGCTTCTTCGATACCCGGTTGGCTTCGTCCATCACCTTGCGCGGGCACGAGATCATGCTGCGTACCCGCCAACTCATCGAAGCTCAGGGCCACGCGGTGATCTACGGCGATACCGACTCGACTTTCGTCTGGCTGCGTCGCCCCCATGGTCAGGCCGAAGCCGCGCAGATCGGTCACGCGCTGGTGGACCACGTCAACCAATGGTGGCGCGAGCATGTGAAGCAGGAGTACGGGTTGGAAAGTGCCCTGGAGTTGCAGTTCGAAACCCACTACAAACGCTTTCTGATGCCGACCATTCGCGGTGCCGAGGAGGGCAGCAAGAAGCGCTATGCCGGGTTGGTTACCCGTGCCGATGGCTCCGACGAGATGGTCTACAAAGGCCTGGAAACCGTGCGCACCGACTGGTCGCCGCTGGCCCGGCAATTCCAACAGGAGTTGTACCTGCGCATCTTCAACCGCAAGCCCTATCAGGATTACGTGCGTGACTATGTGCGCAAGACGTTGGCCGGTGAGTTCGATGAGCGCCTGATCTACCGCAAACGCCTGCGTCGGCCCCTCGATGACTATCAGCGCAATGTGCCGCCCCATGTGCGGGCCGCGCGGATCGCCGATGACTACAACGACCAACAGGGGCGGCCGCGGCAGTATCACAACGGCGGCTGGATCCGTTACGTGATCACGGTTGCTGGCCCCGAGCCGCTGGAAGTGCGCAGCACGCCCATCGACTACGACCATTACATCACCCGGCAGCTGCAACCGGTGGCGGACGCTATCCTGCCGTTCGTGGATGACGATTTCTCAACGCTGATTGGGGGGCAGCTGGGCCTGTTTTGA
- a CDS encoding aldo/keto reductase translates to MRTLELAGRPVPVIGQGTWHMGEERSRHTREVAALRLGIELGMTLIDTAEMYAEGGAEEVVGEAITGLRDQVFLVSKVYPHNASRRGIPQACERSLRRLNTDYIDLYLLHWRGEYPLEETVEAFERLREDGKIGRWGVSNFDLDDLEELASPACATNQVLYNLEERGIEFDLLPWSQRQKMPVMAYCPIGQGGHMLANPILKQVAARHEATPAQVALAWILRQNGVIAIPKAVHPEHVRLNAQAAQLRLEAGDLEALDQAFRAPQRKQRLAMV, encoded by the coding sequence ATGCGGACTCTTGAGCTGGCCGGCCGCCCTGTGCCGGTCATCGGCCAAGGCACCTGGCACATGGGAGAGGAACGCTCCCGACACACCAGGGAAGTTGCAGCGCTGCGCCTGGGTATCGAGTTGGGCATGACCCTGATCGACACCGCTGAGATGTACGCTGAAGGGGGCGCCGAAGAGGTGGTGGGTGAAGCCATCACAGGCCTGCGCGACCAGGTTTTCCTGGTGAGTAAGGTCTACCCTCACAACGCCAGCCGCAGAGGCATCCCCCAGGCCTGTGAACGCAGCCTGCGTCGGCTGAATACCGATTACATCGATCTCTACCTGTTGCACTGGCGCGGCGAGTATCCCCTTGAGGAAACCGTCGAGGCCTTCGAACGCCTGCGCGAAGACGGCAAGATTGGCCGTTGGGGCGTGTCCAATTTCGACCTGGATGATCTGGAAGAGCTGGCCTCACCGGCCTGCGCCACCAATCAGGTGCTGTATAACCTGGAAGAGCGCGGCATCGAATTCGATCTGCTGCCCTGGAGCCAACGGCAAAAGATGCCGGTGATGGCCTACTGTCCGATCGGCCAGGGCGGACACATGCTGGCCAATCCAATACTCAAACAAGTTGCCGCCCGTCACGAGGCGACACCTGCGCAGGTAGCTCTGGCATGGATTCTGCGTCAGAACGGAGTGATCGCCATCCCCAAAGCGGTCCACCCCGAGCATGTGCGGCTCAACGCACAAGCGGCGCAATTGCGTCTGGAGGCTGGGGATCTGGAGGCGCTGGACCAAGCGTTTCGCGCGCCACAACGCAAGCAGCGGTTGGCCATGGTCTGA
- a CDS encoding VOC family protein, producing MSAQLNHTIVWCRDKQVSARYLTDLLGLPDPEPFGPMLVVKFDNGVSLDFYNNDPPIASQHYAFLIGDDDFDAAFARLQAIKQPWWADPGKQRPNEINDYAGGRRVYFDDPDGHLLEIFTREAVSDQNASL from the coding sequence ATGAGCGCTCAGCTGAACCACACCATCGTCTGGTGCCGTGACAAACAGGTTTCGGCACGCTACCTGACCGACCTCCTCGGCCTGCCCGATCCCGAGCCGTTCGGGCCGATGCTGGTGGTCAAGTTCGATAACGGGGTGTCGCTGGATTTCTACAACAACGACCCGCCCATCGCGTCCCAGCACTATGCGTTCTTGATTGGAGACGACGACTTCGATGCGGCCTTCGCTCGCCTGCAGGCGATCAAGCAGCCGTGGTGGGCCGACCCCGGTAAGCAGCGGCCCAACGAGATCAACGATTACGCCGGTGGCCGGCGGGTGTATTTTGATGACCCGGACGGGCATCTGCTGGAGATTTTTACTCGGGAAGCGGTATCGGATCAGAACGCCAGTTTATAG
- a CDS encoding RHS repeat-associated core domain-containing protein, which yields MDLTVHRNTSSIAANDGRGLAVRHVAYLRNSAREPLEALITRQRHDVTGRPVEHWDPRLYGSRPNLTTVHGLTGQPLKVDSVDSGWRLSLLGVAGEVLCRWDERGNQWRNTYDDQLRMLAVDANAQPNVEVLTYGRGDADPGKNLRGQLIKKVDPSGSIAFDSFSLHYLPLEETRTLFDGCVYTTRWRYGADGKALSQTDAGNHQQHSRYDVAGQLKQVTLQINASDSAQDILKNAQYNAAGQVIEQQLGNGMTRTWIYDQADGRLTRMKAGVPGQNLRQDLEYDYDKVGNVLSIKDHTFNPVFLANQYIDGAREFIYDPLYRLVSATGHDSPPPSSMPGRPLPNDPNNFLKYTQTFEYDTGNNLIRITHSRAVRGYTHRMRIDPSSNRGVRWTEGDPEPDFSKLFDRHGNLQALQPGQALQWNSHDELASITLIERENGLHDTETFRYSNGVRVYKRHETHTSSTSHFHEVRYLPGLEIRCRDTGEELHVITLPNVIGNVRCLHWLRGKPEDIDANQVRYCLDDSLGSSLIELDQAGRLISHEDYYPFGGTASLRADSVREVSYKTIRYSGKERDDSGLYYYGRRYFASWLQRWISADPAGTVDGLNLYEMVGSNPMSFVDRLGLTKGAALNQRVSARTTAMLEVPRTHPVPKVKGSATKQLAANEEHFKTHPDARFSKTFRSEVAVAHAGVAIEGSTPDDAIYITDFFNIPLERNVTLTKAKHGVEMHRQADDSLGRDNPVTGGILRFTDPDRYTEYLSNRYIERIKDPALPVKIYRGTTSETIDLAGIEYEQTPLHPLIKNRIQGHIAASEGDLPQSSGLPAAHAEVQAANLALYIQKAQTGTTDPALIQVVTQKLQGAIAAQAFPACFNCTHILLESYDNTSAFDVLTGRTATTRSQWNSAIVEYR from the coding sequence ATGGATCTCACCGTGCATCGGAACACCTCTTCGATTGCTGCCAATGATGGCCGCGGCCTGGCGGTTCGCCATGTGGCCTACCTGCGCAATAGCGCTCGCGAGCCTCTGGAAGCGCTCATCACCCGACAGCGTCATGACGTCACCGGCAGACCGGTGGAACACTGGGATCCGCGTCTGTATGGCTCCAGGCCCAACCTGACGACGGTCCATGGGCTGACCGGCCAACCGCTGAAGGTCGACAGCGTCGATTCCGGCTGGCGTCTGAGCTTGCTCGGGGTGGCCGGTGAAGTCCTCTGCCGCTGGGATGAGCGCGGCAATCAATGGCGAAATACCTACGATGATCAACTGCGCATGTTGGCGGTTGACGCCAATGCGCAACCGAACGTCGAAGTCTTGACCTATGGGCGGGGCGATGCGGATCCCGGGAAAAACTTGCGGGGTCAGCTGATCAAGAAAGTCGATCCTTCGGGTTCGATTGCATTCGATTCCTTTAGTTTGCATTACCTGCCTTTAGAAGAAACCCGCACGTTATTCGATGGCTGCGTCTACACCACACGATGGCGCTACGGTGCAGACGGCAAGGCGCTGAGCCAGACAGATGCCGGCAACCATCAGCAGCATTCACGCTACGACGTTGCCGGGCAACTCAAGCAAGTGACACTGCAAATCAATGCCAGCGACTCCGCTCAGGACATCCTCAAGAACGCGCAGTACAACGCCGCCGGCCAGGTCATCGAGCAACAACTCGGCAACGGCATGACCAGAACCTGGATCTACGACCAGGCGGATGGTCGGCTGACACGCATGAAGGCGGGAGTGCCTGGCCAGAACCTGCGGCAAGATCTGGAATATGACTATGACAAGGTCGGTAACGTACTGAGCATAAAGGATCACACCTTCAATCCGGTGTTCTTGGCCAACCAGTACATTGATGGAGCCCGCGAATTCATATATGACCCCCTGTACCGGTTGGTCAGCGCCACCGGTCATGATAGCCCCCCGCCGTCCAGCATGCCGGGGAGGCCGCTGCCCAACGACCCCAACAACTTCCTGAAGTACACACAAACCTTCGAGTACGACACAGGCAACAACCTGATCAGGATTACTCATAGCCGCGCGGTACGCGGTTACACCCATCGGATGCGCATTGATCCGTCCAGCAACCGTGGCGTGCGCTGGACAGAAGGGGATCCTGAACCCGATTTTTCAAAGCTGTTTGACCGCCATGGCAATCTCCAGGCCTTGCAACCCGGCCAGGCGTTGCAATGGAACAGCCATGATGAGCTGGCCTCCATCACGCTGATCGAGCGCGAAAATGGCCTCCACGATACGGAAACCTTTCGCTACAGCAATGGCGTACGTGTCTATAAACGCCACGAAACCCATACATCATCGACCAGCCATTTCCACGAAGTACGCTACCTTCCCGGATTGGAAATACGCTGCCGCGACACGGGTGAAGAGCTGCACGTCATCACCTTGCCGAACGTAATAGGCAACGTACGCTGCCTGCATTGGCTCCGGGGTAAACCGGAAGACATTGATGCCAATCAGGTGCGCTACTGCCTCGACGACAGCCTGGGTTCCAGCCTCATCGAGCTCGATCAAGCGGGCCGCCTGATCAGTCACGAGGACTATTATCCCTTCGGCGGCACGGCCTCGCTGAGAGCGGATTCGGTGCGGGAAGTCAGTTATAAAACCATCCGCTATTCGGGCAAGGAGCGGGATGACAGCGGACTTTACTACTACGGACGGCGTTATTTCGCGTCGTGGTTGCAACGCTGGATCAGTGCCGACCCGGCGGGAACAGTGGACGGGTTGAATCTGTATGAGATGGTGGGTAGCAACCCGATGAGTTTTGTCGATAGGCTTGGGCTTACCAAAGGAGCCGCGCTTAACCAGAGGGTAAGTGCCCGAACCACCGCCATGCTTGAGGTGCCGCGCACTCATCCGGTGCCTAAAGTGAAAGGCTCCGCGACAAAACAACTGGCTGCAAACGAAGAACACTTTAAGACACATCCAGATGCGCGGTTCTCAAAAACGTTTAGATCCGAGGTCGCTGTCGCACATGCGGGAGTAGCGATTGAAGGCTCAACACCTGACGATGCCATTTACATCACCGACTTTTTCAATATCCCTTTGGAAAGAAATGTAACGCTCACTAAAGCCAAACATGGCGTAGAGATGCACAGACAGGCGGATGATAGCCTCGGTAGAGACAATCCGGTCACAGGTGGCATCCTGAGATTCACCGACCCTGATCGATATACGGAATATTTGAGCAACCGGTATATCGAGCGAATCAAAGATCCTGCGCTTCCTGTAAAAATCTACCGAGGGACGACATCTGAAACGATTGACCTGGCCGGCATAGAGTATGAACAAACGCCACTTCACCCGCTGATAAAGAACCGTATTCAAGGTCATATAGCGGCAAGCGAAGGTGACCTGCCCCAATCCAGTGGACTCCCTGCCGCCCACGCAGAAGTTCAAGCGGCCAATCTGGCGCTTTATATCCAGAAAGCGCAGACCGGGACAACCGACCCGGCGCTCATTCAAGTGGTGACGCAAAAACTACAAGGGGCGATAGCAGCGCAGGCCTTTCCCGCTTGTTTCAACTGCACCCATATCTTGCTTGAGTCCTACGACAATACATCAGCCTTTGATGTCTTGACGGGGAGAACGGCGACGACTCGGTCCCAGTGGAACAGCGCGATAGTGGAATACCGGTAG
- a CDS encoding sulfite exporter TauE/SafE family protein, producing the protein MDFGNFGLVVAGLVVGFIVGMTGVGGGSLMTPILLWFGVNPATAVGTDLLYAAITKSSGVLVHRKNKNIDWAITGWLTLGSVPAVALTLWFLSTLQTSPEAMNAVIKQALGFVLFATALAIFFKKRLLDFAHKRAGGHYNPSGSRLNALTVITGLVLGTMVALTSIGAGALGTVALFILYPLLPTRRLVGTEIAHAVPLTLVAGLGHASMGNMDWHVLGFLLVGSLPGIYLGSHLTGRISDELLRPCLATMLVLIGYKLAF; encoded by the coding sequence ATGGATTTCGGTAATTTCGGGTTGGTCGTAGCGGGTCTGGTGGTCGGCTTTATTGTCGGCATGACCGGTGTTGGGGGCGGTTCGTTGATGACGCCAATCCTGCTGTGGTTCGGCGTTAACCCGGCCACGGCGGTGGGCACGGATTTGCTGTACGCGGCCATTACCAAATCCAGTGGTGTGCTGGTTCATCGCAAGAACAAGAACATCGACTGGGCAATCACCGGTTGGTTGACCCTCGGCAGCGTGCCGGCGGTAGCCCTGACGCTGTGGTTCCTGAGCACTTTGCAGACCTCGCCCGAGGCGATGAACGCCGTCATCAAACAGGCGCTGGGCTTCGTATTGTTCGCCACGGCGCTGGCGATTTTCTTCAAGAAACGCTTGCTCGATTTCGCTCACAAACGGGCGGGCGGTCACTACAACCCCAGCGGTTCCCGGTTGAATGCACTGACCGTGATCACCGGTCTGGTGCTAGGCACCATGGTGGCCCTGACCTCCATCGGCGCTGGCGCCCTGGGCACCGTTGCGCTGTTCATTCTGTATCCGCTGCTGCCCACTCGTCGCCTGGTCGGCACCGAAATCGCCCACGCGGTGCCCCTGACCCTGGTCGCCGGCCTGGGCCACGCGAGCATGGGCAATATGGATTGGCACGTCCTGGGCTTCTTGCTGGTCGGTTCGCTGCCAGGGATTTACCTGGGCAGCCATTTGACCGGGCGCATCTCCGACGAACTGCTGCGTCCGTGCCTGGCCACGATGCTGGTGCTGATCGGCTATAAACTGGCGTTCTGA
- a CDS encoding aldose epimerase family protein, producing the protein MLQSRHLLSGLGLSLMIATLSAHATGLSSEQKAFGKTNDGTPVEQYILRNSHGLQATVITYGGILQSLKVPDKNGKLDDVVLGFDDVQGYQSGTAFFGATIGRFGNRLANGAFELDGKRFQVPLNDGSNSLHGGAQGFDKRVWKAEPSKGKDSVGVTLTYLSSDGEMGFPGNLKTEVTYSLTENNELRIDYKASTDKPTVLNLTNHSYFNLAGAGNGDVLKQLATLHAAHYTPVTGKLIPTGELAPVAGTPMDFTQPTAIGQHIKADHPQLKFAEPKQGGFDFNWVLDAKGDLGKLAADVSDPQSGRRLQLYTTEPGVQFYTSNFLDGSVKGKAGKIYPHWGAFTLETQHYPDSPNQPSFPSTRLDPGKTYAQTTVFRFSAR; encoded by the coding sequence ATGCTTCAATCCCGACACCTGCTCTCCGGCCTCGGACTGTCCCTGATGATCGCCACCCTCTCCGCTCACGCCACTGGTTTGTCCAGCGAACAAAAAGCCTTCGGCAAAACCAATGACGGCACGCCCGTCGAGCAATACATTTTGCGCAACAGCCATGGCCTGCAGGCCACGGTCATTACTTACGGCGGGATTCTCCAGTCGCTGAAAGTGCCGGATAAAAACGGCAAGCTCGACGATGTGGTGCTCGGTTTCGACGACGTGCAGGGTTATCAAAGTGGCACGGCGTTTTTCGGCGCGACCATTGGCCGCTTCGGCAATCGCCTGGCCAACGGCGCCTTCGAGCTGGATGGCAAGCGCTTTCAAGTGCCGCTCAACGACGGCAGCAATTCGCTGCACGGCGGGGCTCAAGGTTTCGACAAGCGGGTGTGGAAAGCCGAACCGAGCAAGGGCAAGGATTCGGTGGGAGTGACGCTGACGTACCTGTCGTCGGATGGCGAAATGGGTTTCCCCGGCAACCTGAAAACCGAAGTCACCTACAGCCTCACCGAGAACAATGAGCTGCGCATCGACTACAAGGCCAGCACCGATAAGCCCACGGTGCTGAACCTGACCAACCACAGCTATTTCAACCTGGCCGGCGCGGGTAACGGCGATGTGCTGAAGCAGCTGGCGACCTTGCACGCCGCCCATTACACGCCAGTCACCGGCAAACTGATCCCCACCGGTGAACTGGCCCCGGTCGCCGGCACGCCCATGGACTTCACTCAACCGACCGCCATCGGTCAACACATCAAGGCCGATCACCCACAGTTGAAATTCGCCGAACCGAAACAAGGCGGTTTTGACTTCAACTGGGTGCTGGACGCCAAGGGTGACCTGGGCAAACTCGCCGCCGATGTCAGCGATCCGCAATCCGGCCGTCGCTTGCAGCTCTACACCACCGAACCTGGCGTACAGTTCTACACCAGCAACTTCCTCGACGGCTCGGTCAAGGGCAAGGCCGGCAAGATTTACCCGCATTGGGGTGCCTTTACTCTGGAAACCCAGCATTATCCGGACTCGCCGAACCAGCCGAGCTTCCCGTCCACGCGGCTGGATCCGGGCAAGACCTATGCCCAGACCACCGTGTTCAGGTTCTCCGCCCGGTAG